A single window of Rubrobacter aplysinae DNA harbors:
- a CDS encoding DEAD/DEAH box helicase codes for MNSLVSLSRETVESIGETVATLPPGEASMVERPELHSDLSAALDRIGIGKLYSHQVEAYERLAAGENVIVSTATASGKSLCYKIPAFQRVLESRSSRALFLYPTKALAQDQLGKIGGFGLKRVHPATYDGDTPRELRADLRRRSNVLLTNPDMLNMGILPSHESWADFFRNLEVIAVDEAHVLRGVFGSHVAAVLRRLRRVANIHGADPKFVLTSATIANPQELAETLTGLPFSLVENDGASSGERRVVFRNPPLLDEEKGERRSLLVEGAGVFSELVGRGVRTIAFANTRKAAELIYRYAADRLGKGAADKITPYRAGYTPRERREIEGKLFRGELLGVVSTNALELGVDVGALDAVVCCGYPGSVASIWQQWGRAGRGEGPALAVYIAGRDALDQYLFENPERVMGRRVEAARVTLENPYILGPHLAAAAHEAPLDADDEEFFGPRYREVAKGLMDERKLAGSGGRLVYARGDRPAAGISLRSASSAAVMIADEEGEVIGNAEASRAPSELHPGATYLHRGRSYEVDDLDLEKGRALAKPATGRYYTKPRIDTDVEIVEEEERRELSGGAVLCRGAVRTTDAVTHYKKVQVADEKEVGVYPLDLPEVTLDTQALWLTLPPIPRGESVSFESFGGALHAAEHGTIGLLPLFAMCDRSDIGGLSTPTHRQTLLPTVFVYDGYPGGVGISQRGYEEFEALARDTLGVITRCPCESGCPGCIQSPKCGNWNEPLSKDGAVQVLRYALGQVDRYPTL; via the coding sequence ATGAACTCACTCGTCTCCCTCTCGCGCGAGACCGTCGAGAGTATCGGCGAGACGGTGGCGACGTTGCCGCCGGGCGAGGCGAGCATGGTGGAGCGTCCCGAGCTTCATTCCGACCTCTCCGCCGCGCTGGACCGCATCGGGATAGGCAAGCTGTACTCCCATCAGGTAGAGGCCTACGAGCGCCTCGCCGCCGGGGAGAACGTGATCGTCTCGACCGCCACGGCGAGTGGGAAGTCGCTGTGCTACAAGATCCCGGCCTTCCAGCGCGTGCTGGAGAGCAGATCCAGCCGGGCGCTGTTTCTGTACCCGACGAAGGCTCTGGCCCAGGACCAGCTCGGCAAGATAGGGGGATTCGGCCTGAAGCGCGTGCACCCGGCGACCTACGACGGCGACACCCCGCGCGAGCTGCGCGCCGACCTCCGCCGCCGCTCGAATGTCCTCCTGACCAACCCGGACATGCTTAACATGGGCATCCTGCCCTCGCACGAGTCCTGGGCGGACTTCTTCCGGAACCTGGAGGTCATAGCGGTAGACGAGGCGCACGTCCTGCGCGGCGTCTTCGGCTCGCACGTCGCCGCCGTGCTGCGGCGCCTGCGCCGGGTCGCGAATATACACGGAGCAGACCCGAAGTTCGTACTGACCAGCGCAACCATCGCTAACCCGCAGGAGCTGGCGGAGACCCTTACCGGCCTGCCGTTCTCTCTCGTAGAGAACGACGGCGCGTCCTCCGGCGAGCGGCGGGTAGTGTTTCGGAATCCGCCGCTTCTGGACGAGGAGAAGGGCGAGCGGAGGAGCCTGCTCGTAGAGGGGGCCGGCGTGTTTTCGGAGCTAGTGGGGCGCGGGGTGAGGACCATCGCCTTCGCAAACACGAGGAAGGCGGCGGAGCTGATCTACCGCTACGCCGCCGACCGGCTCGGCAAAGGCGCGGCGGACAAGATCACACCCTACCGCGCCGGATACACGCCCCGGGAGCGGCGCGAGATCGAGGGCAAGCTGTTCCGGGGAGAGCTTCTCGGCGTGGTCTCCACCAACGCGCTGGAGCTCGGCGTGGACGTGGGCGCTCTGGACGCCGTGGTCTGCTGCGGCTACCCGGGCTCCGTAGCCTCCATCTGGCAGCAGTGGGGGAGGGCCGGGCGCGGCGAGGGCCCGGCGCTCGCGGTGTACATCGCCGGGCGGGACGCCCTGGACCAGTACCTCTTCGAGAACCCCGAGCGGGTGATGGGGCGCCGCGTCGAGGCGGCCCGCGTCACGCTGGAGAACCCCTACATTCTCGGCCCGCATCTGGCGGCGGCCGCCCACGAGGCGCCGCTGGACGCCGACGACGAGGAGTTCTTCGGTCCCCGTTACCGTGAGGTTGCCAAGGGCCTGATGGACGAGCGCAAGCTGGCCGGGAGCGGCGGGCGGCTCGTGTACGCCCGCGGGGACCGTCCGGCGGCGGGCATCTCGCTGCGCTCGGCTTCCTCGGCTGCGGTCATGATCGCCGACGAGGAGGGGGAGGTGATCGGTAACGCCGAGGCCTCCCGCGCGCCCTCCGAGCTGCACCCGGGCGCTACCTACCTGCACCGGGGCCGCTCCTACGAGGTAGACGACCTGGACCTCGAGAAAGGCCGCGCCCTCGCAAAGCCCGCCACGGGCCGCTACTACACCAAGCCCCGCATCGACACCGACGTGGAGATAGTCGAGGAAGAGGAGCGGCGGGAGCTCTCGGGCGGCGCCGTGCTGTGCCGGGGCGCCGTCCGCACCACCGACGCCGTCACCCACTACAAGAAGGTGCAGGTCGCCGACGAGAAGGAGGTCGGGGTGTATCCGCTGGACCTGCCCGAGGTCACGCTGGATACGCAGGCGCTCTGGCTCACGCTCCCCCCGATACCCCGGGGCGAGAGCGTGAGCTTCGAGAGCTTCGGTGGAGCCCTGCACGCCGCCGAGCACGGCACTATCGGACTGCTGCCGCTCTTCGCCATGTGCGACCGCTCGGATATAGGCGGCCTCTCTACCCCGACACACCGCCAGACGCTGCTGCCCACGGTCTTCGTCTACGACGGATATCCGGGCGGCGTGGGCATCTCGCAGCGCGGCTACGAGGAGTTCGAGGCGCTTGCCCGCGACACGCTGGGCGTCATCACCCGCTGCCCGTGCGAATCTGGCTGCCCGGGCTGCATACAGTCGCCCAAGTGCGGCAACTGGAACGAGCCGCTATCCAAGGACGGCGCGGTACAGGTGTTGCGCTACGCCCTCGGCCAGGTGGACCGCTACCCGACGCTATAG
- a CDS encoding SDR family oxidoreductase, producing MTESGDLTGRVALVSGANRGIGLEISRRLAAEGVTVLVGARDEEKAGRAVDEISAPNHDLRPRVLDVTDEESIEHLIQSVEREFGRLDILVNNAGVALDKGVSGENIDLGVVRETLEINLLGAWGLSQAAIPLMRRNGYGRIVNVSSGLGALEDMGGGAPAYRISKTSLNALTRILSSELRGTGILVNSVCPGWVQTGMGGSNASRPVEEGAETPVWAATLPANGPTGGFFRDRRQIPW from the coding sequence ATGACCGAATCTGGAGACCTCACAGGCAGGGTGGCGCTCGTTAGCGGCGCGAACCGGGGGATAGGGTTGGAGATCTCCCGGCGTCTCGCGGCAGAGGGTGTCACCGTCCTCGTCGGGGCGCGCGACGAGGAGAAGGCCGGCAGGGCCGTGGACGAGATCTCCGCCCCGAACCACGACCTCCGCCCGCGTGTGCTCGACGTGACCGACGAGGAGAGCATCGAGCACCTTATACAGAGCGTTGAGAGGGAGTTCGGGCGGCTGGACATCCTGGTAAACAACGCGGGCGTCGCCCTGGACAAGGGCGTGAGCGGGGAGAATATAGACCTCGGCGTGGTGCGTGAGACGCTGGAGATCAACCTGCTGGGAGCCTGGGGTCTCTCGCAGGCCGCGATCCCGCTGATGCGCCGGAACGGCTACGGGCGCATCGTGAACGTGTCGAGCGGCCTCGGCGCGCTGGAGGATATGGGCGGCGGCGCGCCCGCATACCGGATCTCCAAGACCTCCCTGAACGCCCTTACCCGCATCCTCTCCTCCGAGCTGCGCGGCACCGGAATACTCGTAAACTCGGTCTGCCCCGGCTGGGTCCAGACCGGGATGGGAGGCTCGAACGCCTCCCGGCCCGTGGAGGAGGGCGCGGAGACGCCGGTGTGGGCCGCCACCTTACCGGCGAACGGCCCGACCGGCGGCTTCTTCCGGGACCGGCGTCAGATCCCCTGGTAG
- a CDS encoding golvesin C-terminal-like domain-containing protein translates to MAKEPSTVWYPAHPNNFTSANRPASDPIDWVVIHVTQGSWSSALNWFQNPSAGVSAHYTVRSSDGKLGQSLSELNIGYHAGNWTVNRRSVGIEHEGYVSDPSWFTGAMYRSSARLTAYLCDRFNIPADRDHIFGHNEVSGASHTDPGRYWDWNKYLGYVRDFSGSASGGYEQIVDNASGRFSASRGWKASSWSGERYGKNYRYTKPAARNDTARYRFKVPSTGRYEVQAWWPSTSGYNASTPVGINTTSGLEWVRVDQRRNGGEWVTLGTFEMAAGDRENVRVSRWTGGKGYVVADSVRIVSA, encoded by the coding sequence ATGGCTAAAGAACCCTCCACAGTATGGTATCCGGCACACCCGAACAACTTTACCTCCGCTAATCGCCCGGCCTCCGACCCGATAGACTGGGTGGTCATCCACGTTACCCAGGGCTCGTGGTCCAGCGCCCTGAACTGGTTCCAGAACCCGAGCGCCGGCGTGTCCGCCCACTACACCGTACGGTCCTCGGACGGGAAGCTCGGGCAGTCGTTGAGTGAGCTAAACATCGGCTACCACGCGGGCAACTGGACGGTAAACCGGAGGAGCGTGGGCATAGAGCACGAGGGATACGTCTCGGACCCTAGCTGGTTTACGGGCGCGATGTACCGCTCCTCCGCCCGGCTAACCGCGTACCTCTGCGACCGGTTCAACATACCGGCGGACCGCGATCACATCTTCGGCCACAACGAGGTGTCCGGCGCGTCCCACACCGACCCGGGCCGCTACTGGGACTGGAACAAATACCTGGGGTACGTCCGGGATTTCTCGGGCTCGGCCTCCGGCGGCTACGAGCAGATAGTGGACAACGCCTCAGGACGCTTCTCCGCGTCCAGGGGCTGGAAGGCGAGTAGCTGGAGCGGCGAGAGGTATGGCAAGAACTACCGCTACACCAAGCCCGCCGCCAGGAACGATACGGCACGCTACAGGTTCAAGGTGCCCTCCACGGGGAGATACGAGGTGCAGGCCTGGTGGCCCTCGACCTCGGGCTACAACGCCTCGACCCCCGTCGGGATAAACACCACCTCCGGGCTGGAGTGGGTCCGGGTGGACCAGCGTAGGAACGGCGGCGAGTGGGTAACCCTGGGGACATTCGAGATGGCCGCCGGGGACCGCGAGAACGTCCGCGTCTCGCGCTGGACCGGCGGCAAGGGATACGTGGTGGCGGACTCCGTGAGGATTGTATCCGCCTGA
- a CDS encoding biotin--[acetyl-CoA-carboxylase] ligase, which produces MGEAHDETFPGSGLDQGSIERLGSPLARQVEVHEALGSTQSRARELAHAGPEDAPHGTLVVCGVQTGGRGRQGRVWGSPAGGLWMSVVLRPDLTAGEAYRVTQAAAVGVAKALWELGVEARIKWPNDLLVDPDGEEGGRKICGILAESSVGEASGRSGRAVAQDPGGRPVDHVVLGVGLNANLDPVDLGVEPGEAATVSSELGGEVHLLALLAKILSRLDHELSRVTGNFAAILDDWKALDCTIGERVRVQSFGNEIQGRAVDLTPGGALIIQGPRGKVEVFEGDVQRLRREI; this is translated from the coding sequence TTGGGCGAGGCGCACGACGAGACCTTTCCGGGGAGCGGCCTCGACCAGGGCAGCATAGAGCGGCTCGGGAGCCCGCTGGCGCGCCAGGTAGAGGTACACGAGGCGCTGGGCTCGACGCAGAGCCGGGCCCGGGAGCTCGCCCACGCGGGACCGGAGGACGCGCCGCACGGCACGCTGGTCGTCTGCGGCGTCCAGACCGGGGGCCGGGGGCGGCAAGGCCGGGTGTGGGGGTCTCCCGCCGGCGGGCTGTGGATGTCCGTGGTGCTACGCCCGGATCTCACCGCCGGAGAGGCGTACAGGGTTACCCAGGCCGCCGCCGTCGGGGTGGCGAAAGCCCTCTGGGAGCTCGGGGTCGAGGCGCGCATCAAGTGGCCCAACGACCTGCTCGTGGACCCGGATGGAGAGGAGGGGGGACGCAAGATCTGCGGCATCCTCGCCGAGTCGAGCGTCGGGGAGGCTTCCGGCCGCTCCGGGCGGGCCGTCGCCCAGGACCCCGGCGGCCGTCCGGTGGACCACGTCGTGCTCGGTGTCGGCCTGAACGCTAACCTAGATCCCGTGGATCTCGGCGTGGAGCCCGGCGAGGCGGCGACGGTCAGCTCGGAGCTCGGCGGGGAGGTGCATCTCCTGGCGCTGCTCGCCAAGATCCTCTCCCGCCTCGACCACGAGCTCTCGCGCGTCACCGGGAACTTCGCGGCCATACTCGACGACTGGAAGGCCCTCGACTGCACCATCGGCGAGCGCGTCCGCGTGCAGAGCTTCGGAAATGAGATACAGGGGAGGGCGGTGGACCTCACCCCCGGGGGTGCCCTGATAATCCAGGGCCCGCGAGGCAAGGTGGAGGTCTTCGAGGGCGATGTTCAGCGTCTCAGACGGGAAATATGA
- a CDS encoding AarF/UbiB family protein, with product MAGERITKGLPEGAARRAARILRVGASYDFDFVVGRRLPLRGRGRMEPEAIGRRLRLSFEELGPNFVELGRFVSARGDLLPPGVVGELRRARPVVEPLTPESVRGVVEEELGGPLERLFPEFEETPVRSGVATQSHRAVLPGDRPALVVVDRPGLRPDLLAMRPVADVARRRLGERLPLDPTGIVADFAAHMNHRRDMYAAAQNARRLRELEGTGLRVPRSYRDYSTERVITFERPGVAAPDGGGYPEAGRALIRLALLEGYSLADLVPERIAVDADGVLWLADPTEMLTLDPERMRGVAEVLASARRGDADGVIRSLPATGASVPRETSELRRSLRGVLGSLGGPLWAENTLAETRDRSLEACRLGGVRLSGEVALMADSLVQAEALQRDPPAGDQPTGGERTGITAAAGAADDLVSRYRDPAYVASRTARGLAQPDAYADYPRQLHSLLNELKDGEIEVRFQHRGINELISKVDILANRLVLALLIAALVVGSSLLGVFNQSGLVLLGVNIFGLVGFVFAAVLGLALIVGIIRSGRL from the coding sequence ATGGCTGGAGAGCGCATAACGAAGGGTCTCCCGGAGGGCGCGGCCCGCAGGGCGGCCCGTATCCTCCGGGTCGGGGCGAGCTACGACTTCGACTTCGTCGTGGGCCGCCGCTTACCCCTGCGCGGCCGTGGCCGGATGGAGCCCGAGGCCATAGGCCGCCGTCTCAGGCTATCCTTTGAGGAGCTTGGCCCGAACTTCGTCGAGTTGGGCCGCTTTGTCTCAGCGCGGGGGGATCTGCTGCCGCCGGGGGTCGTCGGCGAGCTGCGCAGGGCCCGGCCGGTGGTGGAGCCGCTGACGCCGGAGAGCGTGCGGGGCGTGGTCGAGGAGGAGCTTGGCGGCCCGCTGGAGCGGCTCTTCCCCGAGTTCGAGGAGACGCCGGTGCGTTCGGGGGTGGCGACCCAGTCTCACCGGGCGGTGCTGCCAGGGGACCGTCCGGCGCTGGTGGTCGTGGACCGGCCCGGTCTGCGGCCGGACCTGCTCGCCATGCGCCCGGTCGCGGACGTCGCGCGCCGCAGGCTCGGCGAGCGGCTGCCGCTGGACCCTACTGGCATCGTAGCGGACTTCGCCGCCCACATGAACCACCGCCGCGACATGTACGCCGCCGCCCAGAACGCGAGACGCCTCCGGGAGCTTGAGGGTACCGGGCTCCGGGTGCCCCGGAGCTACCGGGACTACTCGACCGAACGCGTCATCACCTTCGAGCGCCCCGGGGTGGCCGCGCCGGACGGCGGAGGGTACCCGGAGGCGGGACGGGCCCTGATCCGGCTCGCCCTCCTCGAAGGCTACTCCCTGGCCGACCTCGTCCCCGAGAGAATCGCCGTGGACGCGGACGGCGTCCTGTGGCTGGCCGATCCCACGGAGATGCTCACGCTCGACCCGGAGAGGATGCGGGGCGTGGCGGAGGTGCTGGCGAGCGCCCGGCGCGGGGACGCGGACGGCGTGATCCGGTCCCTCCCGGCCACCGGCGCGTCCGTCCCGCGCGAGACGAGCGAGCTGCGCCGGAGCCTGCGCGGCGTCCTGGGCTCGCTCGGCGGGCCGCTGTGGGCGGAGAACACGCTGGCCGAGACGCGGGACCGCTCGCTCGAAGCCTGCCGCCTCGGCGGCGTCCGGCTCTCCGGAGAGGTCGCGCTCATGGCGGACTCACTGGTACAGGCCGAGGCCCTACAGCGCGACCCTCCGGCCGGCGACCAACCAACCGGCGGAGAACGGACCGGGATAACCGCGGCCGCCGGAGCGGCGGATGATCTGGTCTCCCGCTACCGGGACCCGGCGTACGTCGCCTCCCGTACCGCGCGGGGCCTGGCCCAGCCGGACGCTTACGCCGACTACCCGCGCCAGCTTCACTCGCTGCTGAACGAGCTCAAGGATGGCGAGATCGAGGTCCGCTTCCAGCACCGGGGCATCAACGAGCTGATCTCGAAGGTAGACATCCTCGCGAACCGGCTCGTGCTCGCCCTCCTCATAGCGGCGCTCGTGGTCGGCTCCTCGCTGCTCGGCGTCTTCAACCAGAGCGGCCTCGTCCTGCTCGGCGTGAACATCTTCGGCCTCGTGGGCTTCGTGTTCGCAGCCGTGCTCGGCCTCGCCCTGATCGTCGGCATCATACGCTCAGGACGCCTGTAG
- a CDS encoding VOC family protein, whose translation MKFAHTCYRVLDLDRSLDFYTNKIGLEYTRKAPIGNDATNAFLSVPGDDEPRLELTLNHDRDEPYPLGEGYSHIALLVEDLDATAQRLQEAGGVDFESEPHAMGNSSTRIFFVRDPDGYRIEFIERG comes from the coding sequence TTGAAGTTCGCGCACACCTGTTACCGGGTGCTGGATCTCGACCGCAGCCTGGATTTCTACACGAACAAGATCGGGCTCGAGTACACCCGCAAGGCCCCCATCGGCAACGACGCCACCAATGCCTTCCTCTCCGTCCCCGGCGACGACGAGCCCCGCCTGGAGCTAACCCTCAACCACGACCGCGACGAGCCCTACCCGCTCGGCGAGGGCTACAGTCACATAGCCCTCCTGGTGGAGGACCTCGACGCCACCGCGCAGCGCCTCCAGGAAGCCGGTGGCGTGGACTTCGAGAGCGAGCCCCACGCGATGGGAAACAGCAGCACCCGCATCTTCTTCGTCCGCGACCCTGACGGCTACCGCATAGAGTTCATAGAGCGCGGCTAG
- a CDS encoding pilus assembly FimT family protein, with the protein MRLRLRNQFRRARGERGFTLPEVLTTIAILGILIAIAMSLWNSVIESRRVDSAANQLASDLRLAHTKATNQLTDWRVVLVKDREGEQHGPDYYLIKLKEPYNEDSGGTPQPEDSGKFIARTFPGDVKAVQTYDDQGDADYSTGYVDPEPNGSATSTLSFEFNSDGSAWTYPGVSGSACVTVDGDPELKTTVLSATSRVKVKDEDC; encoded by the coding sequence ATGAGGTTACGGCTCAGAAACCAGTTTAGGCGGGCCCGCGGCGAGCGCGGCTTCACGCTGCCCGAGGTCCTCACGACCATCGCCATACTCGGCATCCTGATCGCCATAGCCATGAGCCTGTGGAACAGCGTGATCGAGAGCCGCCGGGTGGATAGTGCCGCCAACCAGCTAGCCTCCGATCTGCGTCTCGCACACACCAAAGCGACGAACCAGCTCACGGACTGGCGGGTGGTGCTCGTTAAGGATCGCGAAGGCGAACAACATGGGCCAGATTACTATCTGATAAAGCTGAAGGAGCCGTATAACGAAGATTCCGGTGGCACCCCGCAGCCAGAAGATTCCGGTAAGTTTATAGCCCGTACCTTCCCGGGGGACGTGAAAGCGGTCCAGACCTACGATGACCAGGGCGACGCTGACTACTCCACTGGGTACGTAGACCCCGAACCCAATGGTTCGGCTACCTCCACTTTGAGCTTCGAGTTCAATTCTGACGGCAGCGCGTGGACCTACCCGGGCGTAAGCGGCTCCGCCTGCGTAACCGTTGATGGAGATCCAGAACTCAAGACCACAGTCCTGTCCGCTACTTCGAGGGTGAAGGTCAAGGATGAGGACTGTTAG
- a CDS encoding type IV pilus modification PilV family protein, whose amino-acid sequence MRTVRQKLGEETGYSLIEVVVAILLLSLAIIPMVSMFDAGLRSAVLGSNYDTARAAATEQLEEIKALPYESVVTKYSPGSSTSCDTPGVVSSCKVTTEYVSFQGPDNSEIKKVSGAHSMMQVKVEVEWDGGDSSYTTTGLLADGSV is encoded by the coding sequence ATGAGGACTGTTAGACAAAAGCTCGGAGAGGAAACAGGCTACTCGTTGATCGAGGTCGTGGTCGCGATTCTGCTGCTCTCGCTCGCGATAATCCCGATGGTCTCCATGTTCGATGCGGGGCTGCGGTCCGCCGTTCTGGGCAGCAACTACGACACGGCACGGGCCGCGGCCACGGAGCAGTTAGAGGAAATCAAGGCTCTCCCTTATGAGAGTGTGGTTACGAAGTATTCACCAGGAAGCTCGACTAGCTGCGACACGCCCGGCGTGGTCAGCAGTTGCAAGGTCACGACTGAGTATGTCAGCTTTCAGGGCCCCGATAACTCCGAGATCAAGAAAGTCTCTGGAGCCCACTCCATGATGCAGGTTAAGGTAGAAGTGGAGTGGGATGGGGGCGACAGCTCCTACACCACGACGGGTCTCCTGGCGGATGGTTCGGTTTGA
- a CDS encoding PilW family protein: MRRGIVRDESGFTLPEVLVAMVMMLTVMFALYSIFDMSLRVFSFGNDKTEATENARIGLAKMEREIRAAYPYDKADPASPDETLLDTWMEDEIVFGNALNGDRTIECQSDGSAECETIGYEVYTPDESDTDALGRSNSPAMINQAAVEYVEDLSFTYYDENGDTLTPGSADETDVVAVGISLEIKVPGDPPRTQELSTRVSLRNRS, encoded by the coding sequence TTGAGAAGAGGTATCGTCAGAGACGAGAGCGGCTTCACTCTGCCTGAGGTACTGGTAGCGATGGTAATGATGTTGACCGTGATGTTCGCGCTCTATTCCATATTCGACATGAGCCTACGGGTGTTTAGTTTCGGTAACGATAAGACGGAAGCCACCGAGAATGCTCGCATCGGGCTTGCCAAGATGGAGCGCGAGATTCGGGCCGCCTATCCGTACGACAAGGCCGATCCGGCTTCCCCGGACGAGACGCTGCTAGATACCTGGATGGAGGACGAAATCGTCTTCGGAAACGCTCTTAACGGAGACAGGACAATCGAGTGCCAGAGTGACGGCAGCGCCGAGTGCGAAACCATAGGCTACGAAGTGTACACGCCTGACGAAAGTGACACTGACGCCCTAGGCAGGTCTAACTCTCCCGCCATGATTAACCAGGCTGCGGTGGAGTACGTCGAGGACCTGAGCTTTACATACTACGATGAGAACGGAGATACCTTGACGCCCGGCAGCGCAGACGAGACTGATGTGGTCGCGGTCGGTATCAGCCTTGAGATCAAAGTGCCTGGAGACCCTCCACGTACGCAAGAATTATCCACCAGAGTCAGCTTGAGGAACAGAAGCTAA
- a CDS encoding iron-sulfur cluster assembly scaffold protein, with protein MDRQMQIQILLDHYERPRNKAVMDAPDVQMPGGNPGCGDVVTMYVKGGEDDAHLHDVSFEGEGCTISMAAASMLMEQVHGEDLTMDEILELDYHEMIEKLGRQVVASRPKCATLGLGTLKAAVRRYQKDRQLAEAGVTRPGQEPREEQTEGLIFGEGAGEKAKEGSEGRPPDAF; from the coding sequence GTGGACCGGCAGATGCAGATTCAGATACTCTTGGACCACTACGAGCGGCCGCGGAACAAGGCCGTGATGGACGCCCCCGACGTGCAGATGCCGGGCGGTAACCCCGGCTGCGGCGACGTGGTGACCATGTACGTCAAGGGCGGCGAGGACGACGCGCACCTGCACGACGTCTCCTTCGAGGGCGAGGGCTGCACCATCAGCATGGCCGCCGCCAGCATGCTCATGGAGCAGGTACACGGGGAGGATCTCACGATGGACGAGATCTTGGAGCTCGACTACCACGAGATGATCGAGAAGCTCGGCCGTCAGGTGGTCGCCTCCCGCCCCAAGTGCGCCACGCTCGGCCTCGGCACGCTCAAGGCCGCGGTCCGCCGCTACCAGAAGGACCGCCAGCTAGCCGAAGCCGGCGTCACCCGGCCCGGACAGGAGCCCCGGGAGGAGCAGACCGAGGGCCTCATCTTCGGCGAAGGCGCGGGAGAGAAGGCGAAGGAAGGCTCGGAAGGACGTCCACCCGACGCGTTCTAG
- the ychF gene encoding redox-regulated ATPase YchF: MKVGIVGLPNVGKSTVFNSLTSAGAEAQNYPFTTIDPNLGVAEVPDERLRALADTMSSRSVVPATVDFVDIAGLVEGASGGEGLGNQFLGHIRECEAIAHVVRCFEDENVVHVGGRVDPEADAGIIQTELLLADLGTVERRLERTTKAAKSGDTKIKQEAAGLEALREHLFAGEPARTFEATDVLWEALDSLITTKPVLYVANVDETSVAEGNTHSATVEKLAAREGAESVRLSAGLEAEVAELPEEEAREYLEMLGVESTGFEGFVRAAYSLLGLITFFTTGEKESRAWTLTEGSTARQAAGRIHSDMERGFIAAETGNWEGVVEAGSWSGAKEKARIRLEGRDYLVKDGDAMIFRFNV; this comes from the coding sequence ATGAAGGTAGGAATAGTCGGGCTGCCGAACGTCGGCAAGTCCACTGTATTCAACAGCTTGACGAGCGCGGGCGCGGAAGCCCAGAACTACCCGTTCACCACCATAGACCCCAACCTCGGGGTCGCGGAGGTGCCGGACGAGAGGCTGCGCGCGCTGGCGGATACGATGAGCAGCCGCAGCGTCGTACCGGCGACGGTGGACTTCGTGGACATCGCCGGGCTCGTCGAGGGGGCGAGCGGCGGCGAGGGTCTGGGTAATCAGTTCCTCGGGCACATCCGGGAGTGCGAGGCTATCGCGCACGTCGTGCGCTGCTTCGAGGACGAGAACGTGGTCCACGTCGGCGGTCGGGTGGACCCGGAGGCGGACGCCGGGATCATTCAGACCGAGCTTCTGCTGGCCGACCTCGGCACCGTCGAGCGGCGGCTGGAGCGCACCACGAAGGCCGCCAAGAGCGGCGACACCAAGATCAAACAGGAGGCCGCCGGGCTGGAGGCTTTGCGGGAGCACCTCTTTGCCGGGGAGCCCGCCCGCACCTTCGAGGCGACCGACGTCCTGTGGGAGGCGCTGGACTCTCTCATAACCACCAAGCCCGTTCTGTACGTGGCGAACGTGGACGAGACCTCGGTGGCCGAGGGAAACACCCACAGCGCCACGGTCGAGAAGCTGGCCGCCCGCGAGGGGGCGGAGTCCGTGAGGCTGTCGGCGGGGCTGGAGGCCGAGGTGGCCGAGCTGCCTGAGGAGGAGGCGCGGGAGTATCTGGAGATGCTCGGCGTGGAGTCCACCGGGTTCGAGGGCTTCGTGCGGGCGGCGTACAGTTTGCTCGGGCTTATCACGTTCTTCACCACCGGCGAGAAGGAGAGCCGGGCGTGGACCCTGACCGAGGGCTCGACGGCGCGGCAGGCGGCGGGCCGGATCCACTCGGACATGGAGCGCGGCTTTATAGCGGCGGAGACCGGCAACTGGGAAGGCGTGGTCGAGGCCGGCTCGTGGTCCGGGGCGAAGGAGAAGGCCCGGATCCGGCTCGAAGGCCGCGACTATCTCGTAAAAGACGGGGACGCCATGATCTTCCGCTTCAACGTCTAG
- a CDS encoding glycine/sarcosine/betaine reductase selenoprotein B family protein encodes MTEPARLDKPLSEARIALVTTGGVHLPEDDRFDIDDPAGDCSYREIPTDSPGLDGLTWTHAYFADRRSGSSHREDLDCVFPLWTMLGLVEEGVVGGLNRRHFSFMGAIHDTTGLEERTAPEVSGLLAEDAADAVLLTPS; translated from the coding sequence ATGACCGAGCCCGCCAGGCTGGACAAGCCGCTCTCCGAAGCCCGGATCGCGCTCGTCACCACCGGCGGCGTCCACCTCCCCGAGGATGACCGCTTCGACATAGACGACCCGGCCGGAGACTGCTCGTACCGCGAGATCCCGACAGACTCCCCCGGCCTCGACGGTCTGACCTGGACCCACGCCTACTTCGCCGACCGCCGCTCTGGGAGTAGTCACCGTGAGGACCTGGATTGCGTATTTCCGCTGTGGACGATGCTCGGGCTGGTCGAGGAGGGCGTGGTCGGGGGGCTCAACCGGCGGCACTTCAGCTTCATGGGTGCGATCCACGACACCACCGGGCTCGAGGAGCGCACGGCCCCCGAGGTGTCCGGGCTGCTCGCGGAGGATGCGGCGGACGCCGTGCTGCTTACCCCCTCGTGA